The genomic window CGCCAACGTGGCACGTTGCACCGGTCCTGCACACGAAAATGTCGGAGGCGGGCAATAGACTTGAGACATGTCTACAGATCCTCATTCTGCTCCTCAAGTTCCGGGCGGTCCGGGTCAGCCGGATGCGCCTTCGCTCGCGCCGGAATCTACTACCGCCACGCTCGAGCGCACGCGTCAAAAGCATGAGCCGGGCGATGAGGATCGTTACGCCCACTACGTGCGCAAGGATCGTTACACCCAGTCAGCTATTGAGGGCGGCCCGGTTGTGGCTCTGTGCGGGAAGGTGTGGACACCGGTGCGCAATCCGGATCGCTATCCAATTTGTCCCACGTGCAAGGCCATTTATCAGAACATGGGTCAAGGCGGAGGCTCGTGGCCCTTCGGCCCCAATCCGCCGAGTGGCAACGGTGGCACCCAGTGAGCGCCCGCTCACCGCATCCACAGTCTGTTTCAGTAGCCGCAGCCCAAAATCTTCCTCCCGTCTATCCGCAACGCGCAGCATGGGGGACGGCTGGGTCTTTGCGCGCCTGGCAGGCTGCTGCGTTGGAAAAGTACCTCGAAAACACGCCGCGCGACTTCCTGGCGGTAGCAACTCCGGGTGCCGGTAAGACCACCTTTGCTTTGCGAGTGGCCACCGAGCTCATGGCGCGCAGGATCGTCACCGAGGTGACGGTCGTGTGCCCGACTGAGCATCTGAAGTATCAGTGGGCCGAAGCGGCGGGGCGCGTGGGCCTCAAACTCGATCCAGATTTCTCCAATTCCCAGGGCAATATCGGGGCTTCTTTTAACGGTGCTTGCGTGACCTACGCGCAGGTGGCCCGCGCCCCGCTCTTTCACCGCCACCGCACGTCGGCACGCTCTACGCTCGTCATTTTGGACGAGATCCACCACGGTGGCGACGCGCTGAGCTGGGGAGATGGCATCCGCGTGGCCTTCGAGCCGGCCAAGCAGCGCCTGTCCCTCACAGGCACGCCTTTCAGATCGGACTCGGCCGCGATCCCGTTTGTTACCTACGAGCCGGACGTGGACGGGGTGCCGCGATCGAAGGCAGACTTCACTTACGGCTACGCCGAGGCGCTGGCGGATAACGTGGTGCGCCCGGTTATGTTTATGTCCTATACGGGTAACATGCAATGGCAGACCAAGCATGGAGATGTGATCAGCGCCCAGCTCGGCGAGTCGATGACCAAGGACATGGAAGCACAGGCCTGGCAGACTGCGCTTAACCCAAATGGCGACTGGATGAAGGCCGTCCTCGGCGCCGCCGACGATCGGCTGACAGTGGTTCGCCAAGGAATTCCTGACGCCGGTGGCCTCGTCATCGCGACCGATCATAAGAATGCCCGCGCCTACGCCGACATCCTTACCCAGATCACGGGCGAGGAACCCACGGTCGTTCTTTCCGACGACGACCGCGCGTCTGATCGCATTGCCGAATTCTCAGCTGGGACATCGCGTTGGATGGTCGCTGTCCGCATGGTCTCCGAGGGAGTGGATGTTCCGCGCCTGTCCGTGGGCGTGTACGCGACCTCCACGTCCACGCCGCTGTTTTTCGCGCAGGTGATCGGGCGTTTTGTGCGCTCACGTTCGCGTGGGGAGACGGCGTCGGTGTTCTTACCGTCAGTTCCTCACCTGTTGACGCTCGCTGGCGAGTTGGAAAAGCAGCGTGATCACGCGTTGTACGTCGCCACGGGGGAGGACCTCGCAGATGAGCTCATTGCGGCTGCGAATCGTGAGGAGAAGGCCTCTGACGAGCTGACGGGCGTCGGATACGCGGCGCTGTCTGCGGATGCGACGTTTGATCGCGTTGTTTTCGACGGCGATGATTTCGGCTCGTGGGCAGCTGTGGGTTCGGAGGAAGAGGCCGACTTTCTTGGCATTCCAGGTCTTCTCGAGCCGGACCAGGTGGCAACCCTCCTGCGCGAGCGGCAGGCCGAGCAGAAGAAGGGCGCAAGTAGGCAGAACGAGGCGCGTGCCACGGTCATGGATTCACGACGTCGGCGCGAGGCTCGCAAGCAGCTATCCAGCTTAGTGGCGGCCTATGCCGCGAAGACCCAACGCCCGCACGCCGTCATTCATACGGAGTTGCGCCGCGCGTGTGGCGGGCCGGAAGTGGCCCGGGCCTCGCTTGAACAAGTCGAGGCCCGGATTTTGAAGATTCAGCAGTGGTTCGTCGGCAGGGGATAAACCACTGCGGGGTTAGTCGTCGCCAGCGAAGATGTCCACCATGGTCGTGGGTAGGGCGGGATCGCCTTCGGATAGGCGCCATGCGGGGTAGGGCAGAGCCGCACGGGAGTTGCGGTGACGCTGCGCTGCGTGTGCGAGCGAGTTGCGGGCGATGTACTTTTCATCGACGACGCCGCCTTCTACCAGCTTGACTTGCAGCGGCCGGGCGTCGAGGGCGGCGAGGTAGTCGAGTCCCTGTTCCCAGGAGCCTGCGGAGACGACGATTTCGGCCAAGGCGCGGCCAGTTTCATCGTGCGTGCGTCCGGCGATCTTGAGTCCGCCAACGGACGTCTTCGAATCGGACTTTTTGGCCACGGATTGCATCGTGCCGTCTTGACGTTCGCGCGAGACGAGTTTGTAGACGAGCTGCGCAGTGGGGTGGCCGGATCCGGTCACCAGGCGGGTGCCGACCCCGTAGGAGTCGACTGGGGCAGCGCCCAGTGCTGCGATCGCATACTCGTCGAGGTCGGAGGTAACGGTGATTTTCGTCGTCGTCGCCCCCATGTCATCCAACTGCTTGCGTACTTTGAACGCCTGGGCGACGAGGTCGCCGGAGTCAAGGCGGATCGCGCCGAGCTCGCCGCCGGCCTGGCGGGCGACATTGACCGCCAGTTCC from Trueperella pyogenes includes these protein-coding regions:
- a CDS encoding DUF3039 domain-containing protein → MSTDPHSAPQVPGGPGQPDAPSLAPESTTATLERTRQKHEPGDEDRYAHYVRKDRYTQSAIEGGPVVALCGKVWTPVRNPDRYPICPTCKAIYQNMGQGGGSWPFGPNPPSGNGGTQ
- a CDS encoding DEAD/DEAH box helicase, translated to MSARSPHPQSVSVAAAQNLPPVYPQRAAWGTAGSLRAWQAAALEKYLENTPRDFLAVATPGAGKTTFALRVATELMARRIVTEVTVVCPTEHLKYQWAEAAGRVGLKLDPDFSNSQGNIGASFNGACVTYAQVARAPLFHRHRTSARSTLVILDEIHHGGDALSWGDGIRVAFEPAKQRLSLTGTPFRSDSAAIPFVTYEPDVDGVPRSKADFTYGYAEALADNVVRPVMFMSYTGNMQWQTKHGDVISAQLGESMTKDMEAQAWQTALNPNGDWMKAVLGAADDRLTVVRQGIPDAGGLVIATDHKNARAYADILTQITGEEPTVVLSDDDRASDRIAEFSAGTSRWMVAVRMVSEGVDVPRLSVGVYATSTSTPLFFAQVIGRFVRSRSRGETASVFLPSVPHLLTLAGELEKQRDHALYVATGEDLADELIAAANREEKASDELTGVGYAALSADATFDRVVFDGDDFGSWAAVGSEEEADFLGIPGLLEPDQVATLLRERQAEQKKGASRQNEARATVMDSRRRREARKQLSSLVAAYAAKTQRPHAVIHTELRRACGGPEVARASLEQVEARILKIQQWFVGRG